The proteins below are encoded in one region of Candidatus Korarchaeota archaeon NZ13-K:
- a CDS encoding M42 family peptidase, translating to MPEWMGLLERLSVAAGPPGFEDEVRDLLMNELKNSVDQLFTDPFGNLYAVKMGRSERRLMMAAHMDEVALMVRYLEPNGFIRITELGGLNPTQLLSQRVIVHGRKKLRGVIGTLPVHMGKEESPKMEDLYIDVGAVSRERLQELGVRPGTPVTFDAPFIIQEDTGVVIGKALDDRLGCLVLAESLRRVDDPEMTIYGVFTSQEERGMKGATVAVNRIQPDLAFVLEGTIASDVPGVPAHERVTELGRGPALRVMDRTVIVQRWLLEEMIARAEDLGIPYQLQLSPVSGTDAAAISVGGKGTPVGIVSVPARYIHTPSSLARMDDIENTVRLMMDLARSPPRPRYWGASGTPTPPI from the coding sequence ATGCCGGAGTGGATGGGTCTACTCGAGAGGCTATCGGTCGCAGCCGGTCCCCCCGGCTTCGAGGATGAGGTCCGGGATCTCCTGATGAATGAGCTCAAAAATAGTGTAGATCAGCTATTCACGGATCCCTTCGGGAATCTCTACGCGGTGAAGATGGGGAGGAGCGAGAGGAGGCTGATGATGGCCGCCCACATGGATGAGGTTGCCCTCATGGTCAGGTACTTGGAGCCCAACGGATTCATAAGGATCACGGAGCTGGGAGGGCTCAACCCGACCCAGCTCCTATCCCAGAGGGTGATCGTGCACGGGAGGAAAAAGCTCAGGGGAGTCATAGGGACGCTACCCGTCCACATGGGGAAGGAGGAATCCCCCAAGATGGAGGACCTCTACATAGACGTGGGGGCCGTCAGCAGGGAGCGACTGCAGGAACTGGGGGTCAGACCGGGGACCCCCGTGACATTCGACGCCCCCTTCATCATCCAGGAGGACACGGGGGTGGTGATAGGCAAGGCGCTTGACGACAGGCTGGGATGCCTCGTCCTGGCCGAGTCACTGAGGAGGGTGGATGATCCGGAAATGACCATCTACGGGGTGTTCACCTCCCAGGAGGAGAGGGGAATGAAGGGCGCGACCGTCGCCGTGAACAGGATCCAGCCTGACTTGGCCTTCGTCCTCGAGGGGACCATAGCGTCCGATGTACCGGGGGTTCCCGCTCATGAGCGCGTGACGGAGCTCGGCAGGGGGCCCGCCCTTAGGGTGATGGACAGGACGGTGATCGTCCAGAGGTGGCTCCTGGAGGAGATGATAGCTAGGGCTGAGGATCTAGGCATACCATATCAGCTTCAACTCTCCCCGGTGAGCGGAACGGATGCCGCAGCCATAAGCGTGGGCGGGAAGGGGACGCCAGTGGGGATAGTGTCGGTCCCCGCCAGGTACATTCACACCCCCTCCAGCCTCGCCCGGATGGATGATATAGAGAACACGGTGAGGCTGATGATGGATCTAGCCAGATCGCCACCGAGGCCCAGATATTGGGGAGCCTCCGGGACCCCAACTCCTCCCATCTAG